The Deltaproteobacteria bacterium genome contains the following window.
ACGACTTCATCGTCCAAGCCTGGACCAAACCAGGACCATGGCGTTACGAAGGCAAGCATTATCACTATCGGTTTGTGAATCCTTGGGTTCTGCCAATGCAAAAACCAGTGCCGCAAATCTGGATTCCTGGCCTCATTAGCCCGGAAACCGTGATCTGGAGTGCCCAGCATCGTTATCCCTATATTGCACTAGGAACGCAAATCGATGCTACCGTGGAAATGGCGAACCTGTACGCCGACGTTGCTGCGCAACACGGGTATCAAGCTGGTCCTGAGAACTTCGGCTATCTGCAGAACGTCTGCGTTGCTGAGACCGAGGAGAAAGCCCAAGAACTGGCAAGAGGCTTCGTCTTTGGTGGCGGGTTTGGCTCTTTCGCTCGTGCAGAGTGGATGTTCCCTCCGGGATACAACTCGAAAGAAGCAACCAGACGCTTAGCCAAGGCGTTTGCAGATCCGCGTACTGGTGCGGAGGTTATTCGCTATACCCAAGGGAAAGTCGATATCGACGAAATCCGTCGCAGTATCGAAACCAATTTCCAGTCGTCACTGAACAGCGGTCTAATCATCGCCGGCACGCCGAAAACAGTGATCAAACGCATCCGCACCATGCTGGAAACGTTACGACCTGGCGTGTTTGGTATTTGGTATCATCAC
Protein-coding sequences here:
- a CDS encoding LLM class flavin-dependent oxidoreductase, which produces MHLMSFSERAYIHVPEDAVIENGSSYFGVPNTHFDPSKASRLFNEYLDERVYAEELGFDGVMLNEHHQTPFCMGSVMDVEAAVLARITKRVKIVLLGNPLPVGDPLRLAEELAMIDLISGGRLVPGWVRGAGSEQIANNVNPAFNRERFNEAHDFIVQAWTKPGPWRYEGKHYHYRFVNPWVLPMQKPVPQIWIPGLISPETVIWSAQHRYPYIALGTQIDATVEMANLYADVAAQHGYQAGPENFGYLQNVCVAETEEKAQELARGFVFGGGFGSFARAEWMFPPGYNSKEATRRLAKAFADPRTGAEVIRYTQGKVDIDEIRRSIETNFQSSLNSGLIIAGTPKTVIKRIRTMLETLRPGVFGIWYHHGPMTFEDRKTCLRLLGTEVLPAMREMAKEFNLPGPFEVKPGSRSLPASGKRDPVVGINKAA